Proteins encoded in a region of the Perca fluviatilis chromosome 8, GENO_Pfluv_1.0, whole genome shotgun sequence genome:
- the LOC120564413 gene encoding uncharacterized protein LOC120564413, with amino-acid sequence MINTYSWIQSCREQRHAERPSLQMEMTRSFPGVFTKARGKRCFPAANLVPAKRLKPLDVAFYLLPKQCEKTPKEQEHIVHMHAGLGRRTAHLDESTTHEELCDALKVLFPKLGAMTGGWLLYKSAGGWGSRKLSLVAPDETGYTGMILKSVSRGGKNLFIAPIQEELSTNPLPLTDEAFSSMPKATCQKCGVAVPLPLLTEHIKSCDVMYVGSCDNLANVESSEPEDRKFSLCLEA; translated from the exons ATGATTAATACATATTCGTGGATACAATCCTGCAGAGAACAGAGGCATGCAGAGAGACCATCACTTCAAATGGAAATGACCAG GTCCTTTCCAGGTGTTTTTACCAAGGCCAGAGGGAAGAGGTGCTTTCCTGCAGCAAATCTTGTTCCTGCCAAGAGACTTAAACCACTTGATGTGGCTTTCTATTTGTTGCCAAAGCAGTGTGAAAAAACTCCAAAAGAGCAGGAGCATATAGTCCATATGCATGCAGGATTGGGCCGTAGGACTGCTCATCTAGATGAAAGCACAACACATGAAGAG TTATGTGATGCCCTCAAAGTTTTATTTCCAAAATTGGGGGCCATGACTGGTGGGTGGCTGCTATACAAATCTGCAG GTGGATGGGGTAGCCGAAAACTCTCTCTTGTGGCTCCTGATGAGACTGGCTATACAGGCATGATCTTGAAGTCTGTAAGTCGTGGGGGTAAAAATCTTTTCATAGCCCCAATTCAAGAGGAACTCAGCACAAATCCCCTACCACTAACTGATGAAGCATTCAGTAGCATGCCAAAAGCCACATGTCAGAAGTGTGGAGTTGCAGTTCCTCTTCCACTCCTGACCGAACACATCAAGTCTTGTGATGTCATGTATGTTGGCAGTTGTGATAACCTGGCTAATGTGGAAAGCAGTGAGCCTGAAGACAGAAAAT TTTCCCTCTGTCTTGAAGCTTGA